In the Flavobacterium acetivorans genome, one interval contains:
- a CDS encoding LacI family DNA-binding transcriptional regulator yields the protein MKKITIKDIALEAQVSISTVSFVLNDKGEKMGISKAVIKRVQDVAERLQYRPNMIATSLRTGKTRSIGLIVENISNQFFSVLARVIEEEAKKLGYRVFYCSTGNDDERSAELVQSLLQANVDGFIVTPTEKLDKSIDQLLKMKKPVVLIDRYFPGQEVSHVVMDNYEGAYAATEFLIDKGRHNIALINNNSAMIQMQLREKGYVDAMKKAGIYNEELILHLDYHSSEERKIEEMIRFFRKNKAIDGTFFLANYLGLAGLQAIREIGLKIPEELAVISFDDHYSFRLHSPSISVVEQPLGAIGTKAVGLLMDQMLHEEDFVVEKVLLKGALVVRESV from the coding sequence ATGAAAAAAATCACCATTAAAGATATTGCCTTAGAAGCACAGGTTTCTATTTCTACAGTATCTTTTGTACTTAATGATAAAGGTGAGAAAATGGGTATAAGTAAGGCGGTCATAAAGAGAGTGCAAGACGTTGCTGAAAGGCTACAGTACAGACCAAATATGATTGCGACAAGTCTTAGAACAGGAAAGACTCGGTCCATAGGGCTTATAGTTGAGAATATTTCGAATCAATTTTTTTCTGTTCTCGCCCGAGTAATAGAAGAAGAGGCAAAGAAGTTAGGATATAGAGTTTTTTATTGCAGTACCGGTAATGATGATGAGAGGTCGGCTGAGTTGGTTCAAAGTCTGCTTCAGGCAAATGTAGATGGCTTTATTGTTACTCCCACAGAAAAATTGGATAAGAGTATTGATCAGCTTCTCAAAATGAAAAAGCCTGTAGTGTTAATTGACAGGTATTTTCCAGGACAAGAAGTTAGTCATGTGGTGATGGACAATTACGAAGGAGCCTATGCAGCAACTGAATTTTTGATTGATAAAGGCCGTCATAATATTGCTTTAATCAATAATAATTCGGCGATGATTCAAATGCAATTGAGAGAAAAAGGTTATGTTGATGCTATGAAAAAAGCAGGTATTTATAATGAAGAACTGATTTTACATTTAGATTATCACAGTAGTGAAGAGCGTAAAATTGAAGAGATGATCCGTTTCTTTCGAAAAAATAAAGCCATAGACGGAACATTTTTTTTAGCAAACTATTTGGGACTTGCTGGACTTCAGGCTATTCGTGAAATTGGTTTGAAAATACCGGAAGAACTGGCTGTTATCAGTTTTGATGATCATTATAGTTTTAGATTGCATTCTCCATCCATTTCTGTTGTTGAACAGCCATTAGGTGCAATTGGGACGAAAGCTGTTGGCTTACTTATGGATCAAATGCTTCATGAAGAGGATTTTGTTGTAGAAAAAGTGCTGCTAAAGGGAGCGCTTGTGGTTAGGGAATCGGTATGA
- a CDS encoding SusC/RagA family TonB-linked outer membrane protein — translation MKRILAVLGLVVFSCLGAVAQNRSITGVVADADNKGIVSATIKVKGISISTVTDFDGKFTVSVPSGKATLAVSSIGFISKSVDVAANENNITIVLAESTQELGEVVVTALGIKKQKKSLGYAVQEIKGTSLVEAREPNLANALTGKVAGLQVVRSSTGPGGSSKLVLRGFNSLTGDNQPLIVVDGVPMDNFTGASINDYWNPSLDMGNGIADINPEDIESLSVLKGPSAAALYGSRAGNGVILITTKTGRKQKGLGITVTSSIGFETIFTKPKQQNDFGQGEGGSFGPLSGSSWGPKIEGQSIVNWDGKNENLASYDNVGNYFNKSGITKNNSISFQQSIQKTSIYTSFSRMEDQSMIPGAKLGRTNLLARAVSKFGERDRWTIDTKVQYTNAKANNRSVGGPNGSNAFFLLNNFPRSLDITQFKGATNADGNMLWYGSGSGINPYWANKNNLNEDIRDRFMMNASLKYEVTDWLNAEIKAGADMYTNNSNAKTYAGSPLATTGSYTVGKSTFTETNYQALLVAKKDDLFGKFGGMATLGGNLMSRKSSFLGANASLLEVPNLFSINNAIGNPRIDESFSNKSINSLFGSAQLSYDGYLYLDATFRNDWSSTLSKENRSFFYPSVSLSYVFTDMFTAMNKELPDWFSYGKLRASYASVGNDLDPYKLINSYKIGKDPNGHTTASRNDVLLDPNVKSELIKSTEFGAEMRFFKSRFGIDVSVYKSNATNQLLDLPMDPLSGYKWKKINAGNIQNKGVELVVDGKILSNPNSLLWNVSANFSTNKSKIVSLYEDISIYPIRSFDNVSVVAEVGKAYGEIYGTAFLRVTDPASPSFGELLLDAQGLPQATQGALVSLGNQQAKAMLGLTNTFAYNGVSLSFLIDARIGGEIFSGTLADMQASGASSVTVVNGLRENIVANGVIDNGGAYDKNTIAVNPETYWARVAGSGNLGITEANIYDATNVRLRNVQLNYDFPTKFLTKTALQKLSVGLSCNNVWMIKSHMNGLDPESVFATGTNATGFENGSGPTTRTFLVNLALSF, via the coding sequence ATGAAACGAATTTTAGCAGTGTTAGGATTAGTTGTGTTTAGCTGCCTTGGTGCAGTGGCGCAAAATAGATCTATAACAGGCGTAGTCGCAGATGCGGATAACAAGGGTATTGTTTCCGCTACCATAAAGGTAAAAGGAATATCCATTAGTACGGTAACAGATTTTGACGGGAAATTTACCGTGAGTGTCCCCTCAGGTAAAGCTACTTTGGCAGTGTCATCTATAGGTTTTATTTCAAAATCAGTTGATGTTGCTGCAAATGAAAACAACATTACTATCGTTTTAGCTGAAAGTACGCAGGAGTTGGGCGAAGTGGTAGTTACTGCTTTAGGGATCAAAAAGCAAAAAAAATCACTAGGTTACGCAGTTCAGGAAATCAAAGGAACAAGTCTTGTAGAAGCCAGAGAACCTAATTTGGCTAATGCCTTAACGGGAAAAGTAGCAGGATTGCAAGTGGTTCGTTCTAGTACAGGTCCTGGAGGTTCTTCAAAATTAGTTTTAAGAGGTTTTAACTCATTGACAGGAGATAACCAGCCACTTATCGTTGTGGATGGAGTGCCAATGGACAACTTTACTGGAGCCTCTATTAACGACTATTGGAATCCGAGCCTTGACATGGGTAATGGTATTGCCGATATTAATCCTGAAGATATAGAAAGTCTTTCAGTCTTAAAAGGACCTTCAGCGGCTGCTCTTTATGGTTCGAGAGCTGGGAATGGAGTAATTTTAATTACGACCAAAACAGGTAGAAAACAAAAAGGATTGGGAATTACGGTTACTTCTTCTATTGGGTTTGAAACTATTTTCACCAAACCGAAACAGCAGAATGATTTTGGACAAGGCGAAGGTGGATCATTCGGTCCTCTTTCAGGTTCTAGTTGGGGACCTAAAATAGAAGGACAAAGTATTGTGAATTGGGATGGGAAAAACGAAAATTTAGCGTCCTATGATAATGTGGGTAACTATTTTAACAAAAGCGGAATAACTAAAAACAATAGTATTTCGTTTCAGCAATCAATTCAAAAAACATCTATTTATACCTCTTTTAGTCGTATGGAGGATCAGAGTATGATTCCTGGTGCTAAATTGGGTAGAACAAATTTATTAGCAAGAGCTGTTTCTAAGTTTGGAGAAAGAGATCGTTGGACAATAGATACTAAGGTTCAGTATACCAATGCGAAAGCAAATAACAGGTCAGTTGGAGGGCCTAATGGATCTAATGCTTTTTTCTTGTTGAACAATTTCCCAAGATCACTTGATATAACACAATTCAAAGGTGCTACAAATGCTGATGGAAATATGCTTTGGTATGGAAGTGGAAGCGGGATTAATCCTTATTGGGCTAATAAAAACAATCTTAATGAAGATATTAGAGATCGTTTTATGATGAATGCCTCGTTAAAATATGAAGTTACTGATTGGTTGAATGCTGAGATTAAGGCTGGTGCTGATATGTATACTAACAACTCTAATGCAAAAACATATGCTGGAAGTCCTTTGGCAACTACAGGTAGTTATACTGTTGGAAAAAGCACGTTTACTGAAACAAATTATCAAGCTTTATTAGTTGCTAAAAAAGATGACCTTTTTGGTAAATTTGGAGGGATGGCAACCCTTGGGGGCAACTTGATGTCACGTAAATCATCTTTTTTAGGAGCAAATGCTAGCCTACTGGAAGTACCTAATTTGTTTTCGATAAATAATGCGATAGGCAACCCAAGAATTGATGAGTCGTTTAGTAATAAATCAATAAATTCTCTTTTTGGATCTGCTCAGTTGAGTTATGATGGCTATTTATACTTGGATGCTACTTTTAGAAACGATTGGTCTTCAACACTAAGCAAAGAAAATCGTTCATTCTTTTATCCTTCAGTAAGTCTCTCTTATGTATTCACTGATATGTTTACAGCTATGAATAAGGAGTTACCAGATTGGTTTTCTTATGGTAAATTAAGAGCGAGTTATGCTTCAGTAGGTAATGATCTGGATCCTTATAAGTTAATAAATTCTTATAAAATAGGTAAGGATCCTAATGGTCATACGACAGCTTCGAGAAATGATGTTTTGTTAGATCCAAACGTGAAAAGTGAACTAATTAAGTCAACTGAATTTGGTGCAGAAATGCGTTTTTTCAAAAGTAGATTTGGTATTGATGTATCGGTTTACAAATCCAATGCTACTAATCAGTTATTAGATCTTCCAATGGATCCATTAAGTGGCTATAAATGGAAAAAAATCAATGCTGGTAATATTCAAAATAAAGGGGTTGAGTTAGTAGTTGATGGAAAAATATTATCTAATCCAAATTCATTATTATGGAATGTTTCTGCCAATTTCTCTACTAATAAAAGTAAGATAGTGTCCCTTTATGAGGATATTAGTATTTACCCTATACGTTCATTTGATAATGTATCTGTCGTAGCAGAGGTTGGAAAGGCTTATGGCGAAATATATGGTACTGCATTTTTAAGAGTTACTGATCCAGCAAGTCCATCATTTGGGGAGCTATTACTTGACGCTCAAGGATTGCCTCAAGCAACTCAAGGGGCATTAGTAAGTTTAGGAAATCAACAAGCAAAAGCCATGCTTGGTTTGACAAATACCTTCGCTTATAATGGTGTGTCTTTGTCTTTCTTAATTGATGCTAGAATTGGAGGAGAAATATTCTCAGGAACTTTGGCAGATATGCAGGCAAGTGGCGCTTCCTCCGTAACAGTTGTGAATGGATTAAGAGAAAATATTGTAGCTAATGGTGTTATTGACAATGGTGGAGCTTACGACAAAAATACAATAGCAGTTAATCCTGAAACGTATTGGGCTAGAGTAGCAGGCTCTGGAAACTTAGGTATAACCGAAGCTAATATATATGATGCAACGAATGTTCGTTTAAGAAATGTACAATTGAATTATGATTTCCCTACTAAGTTCTTGACAAAAACGGCATTACAAAAATTAAGCGTTGGGCTTTCTTGTAATAATGTATGGATGATTAAAAGTCACATGAATGGACTTGATCCTGAGTCTGTTTTTGCTACTGGTACTAATGCCACTGGATTTGAAAATGGTTCAGGACCAACGACTCGTACCTTTTTGGTGAACTTGGCTTTAAGCTTCTAA
- a CDS encoding GH92 family glycosyl hydrolase, whose amino-acid sequence MMFTKYSKIAYSGIAVLGLLFTQPVFAQAKIKKQATLDYSQYVDPLIGSAGHGHVFVGANVPFGAVQLGPANVFEGWDWCSGYNYASNTILGFTHTHLSGTGIGDLNDILLLPVTGKVPLTKGTKENMEQGYGSYFSHKNEISKAGYYSVLLDKYKIKAELTASERVGFHKYSFDSADDSHILLDLADGLGWDKPMKTFIKKTGKNSLVGYRLSKGWADDQRVFFAIEFSEPIVNMALYDSISSVKGNEGEAVRMKAVLDFNLKKGKTILVKVGISPVSYENALANIKTEIPHWDFAKTVQQAKTKWNAELNKIQIKADEETKKVFYTGLYHTMFAPSIFNDVNGDYRGTDKKVYEKAGFTNYTTFSLWDTYRALHPLYTITQPDKINDIVKSFLAIYQQQGRLPVWHLMGNETNTMNGNHSIAVIVDAYMKGFRDYDVNLAYEAIKKTSMQTRAGMNYAQKLEYIPADVELESVGNALEYAIDDWCVAQMAKAMNKQDDYEYFSKRAKLYELYFDSKTEFMRGKLKNGQWREPFNPLASSHREDDYVEGNAWQYTWLVPQDPYGLIKLFGSEEKFTKKLDSLFTQQEGVVGDNASPDISGFIGQYAQGNEPNHHIPYLYAYVGQPWKTAKLIHEIADKFYTSKPDGLCGNEDLGQMSAWYILSSMGFYSVNPANGIYVLGSPLVETATINHKNGLSFKMTAINYNKENIYIQKAEYKGKPYTKSYITQEMIVKGGELKLYMGSTPSTTWGVKKEDRPL is encoded by the coding sequence ATGATGTTTACAAAATACAGCAAGATAGCTTACTCGGGAATTGCCGTGCTTGGCCTATTGTTTACCCAACCGGTATTTGCGCAAGCGAAAATCAAAAAACAAGCTACTTTAGATTACAGTCAATATGTTGATCCCTTAATTGGTTCAGCCGGACACGGCCATGTTTTTGTTGGTGCCAATGTACCTTTTGGTGCGGTTCAACTAGGACCAGCCAACGTTTTTGAAGGTTGGGATTGGTGTAGCGGTTATAATTATGCCAGTAATACTATATTGGGTTTTACCCATACGCATTTGAGCGGGACTGGAATTGGTGATTTAAATGATATTCTTTTGTTGCCGGTTACAGGAAAAGTACCACTTACCAAGGGAACCAAAGAAAACATGGAACAGGGTTACGGTTCTTACTTTTCGCATAAAAACGAAATAAGCAAAGCGGGTTATTACAGTGTTTTGTTGGATAAATATAAAATTAAAGCCGAATTAACCGCATCTGAAAGAGTGGGATTCCATAAATATTCTTTCGACTCAGCGGATGATTCTCATATTTTACTGGATCTGGCCGATGGTCTTGGTTGGGATAAACCAATGAAAACATTTATCAAAAAAACGGGAAAAAATAGCTTAGTAGGATATCGCCTTTCAAAAGGATGGGCCGATGATCAAAGAGTGTTTTTTGCAATCGAATTTTCAGAACCTATTGTAAATATGGCTTTATATGACAGTATTTCGAGTGTAAAAGGCAATGAAGGTGAAGCCGTTCGAATGAAAGCGGTTCTCGATTTTAATTTAAAAAAAGGAAAAACCATTCTGGTTAAAGTAGGAATTTCTCCGGTAAGTTATGAAAATGCTTTAGCCAATATAAAAACCGAAATTCCACATTGGGATTTTGCAAAAACGGTCCAACAAGCCAAAACAAAATGGAATGCAGAATTAAACAAGATTCAGATTAAGGCTGACGAAGAAACAAAGAAGGTTTTTTACACAGGCTTGTACCATACGATGTTTGCGCCATCAATTTTTAACGATGTCAATGGCGATTACAGAGGAACGGATAAAAAAGTATATGAAAAAGCAGGTTTTACAAATTACACCACTTTTTCACTTTGGGATACCTACCGCGCTTTGCATCCATTATACACGATAACACAGCCGGATAAAATCAATGATATTGTAAAATCTTTTTTGGCTATTTATCAGCAACAAGGCAGATTGCCAGTTTGGCATTTGATGGGGAACGAAACCAATACCATGAATGGAAACCATTCGATAGCCGTTATTGTAGATGCCTATATGAAAGGATTTAGAGATTATGATGTTAATCTTGCTTATGAAGCGATCAAAAAAACCTCGATGCAAACCCGCGCCGGTATGAATTATGCTCAAAAATTGGAATATATTCCTGCTGATGTAGAACTTGAGAGCGTTGGTAATGCTTTGGAATATGCTATTGACGATTGGTGCGTTGCTCAAATGGCAAAGGCCATGAACAAGCAAGACGATTATGAGTATTTTTCCAAAAGAGCTAAATTATATGAACTTTACTTCGACTCGAAAACTGAGTTCATGAGAGGGAAATTAAAAAACGGACAATGGCGCGAGCCGTTCAATCCGCTAGCGTCTTCGCATCGTGAGGATGATTATGTTGAAGGAAATGCCTGGCAATACACTTGGTTAGTTCCCCAAGATCCATATGGTTTGATAAAATTATTTGGTAGCGAAGAAAAATTTACTAAAAAACTGGATTCTTTGTTTACCCAACAAGAAGGAGTGGTAGGCGATAATGCTTCACCGGATATTAGCGGTTTTATAGGGCAATATGCACAAGGAAATGAACCGAATCATCATATTCCGTATTTGTATGCTTATGTGGGTCAACCTTGGAAAACGGCCAAATTAATACACGAAATTGCCGATAAATTTTATACCTCAAAACCGGACGGTCTTTGTGGAAACGAAGATTTGGGACAAATGTCGGCTTGGTACATTCTTTCTTCCATGGGATTCTATTCGGTTAATCCGGCCAATGGTATTTATGTTTTGGGAAGTCCCTTGGTTGAAACCGCGACTATCAACCATAAAAATGGATTGTCTTTCAAAATGACTGCGATTAATTATAACAAAGAAAACATCTACATTCAAAAAGCGGAATACAAAGGAAAACCATACACAAAATCGTATATCACTCAAGAAATGATTGTAAAAGGAGGAGAGTTGAAATTGTATATGGGAAGTACCCCTTCAACAACTTGGGGTGTAAAAAAAGAAGACAGACCATTGTAG
- a CDS encoding beta-mannosidase yields MKCKKGFYWLIVICLTNLSLVVNAQNNTVVLKNGWQFRQLGTTKWNAATVPGEVHTDLLNNKLIPDPYYRDNEKKLQWIEKENWEYETSFSVSQASLKQKHAELVFDGLDTYASVYLNGKLILKADNMFRQWKADVKSILRSGDNQLRIVFQSAQNVVDSLAKKDLPFVIPDNPRAYVRKAQYHFGWDWGPKLTTCGVWKEIRLETYNQKAKEKEYVPSRKIELVQQPDSIGKSFYFKIDGKPVYMKGANYIPSDALLSRMTKKEYEKVIKMAKDANMNMLRIWGGGIYEDDYFYDLCDKYGINVWQDFMFAGAMVPGDKAFFDNVREEVKYQVKRLRHHKSIVLWCGNNEIDEAFKNWGWQKSMKMSKQDSTRLWKDYVRLFQDSIPKWVKEVDPTRPYTSSSPLFGWGRKQSITEGDSHYWGTWWGLEDIEVVQNKTGRFVSEYGMQAMPNYSTTKKITLEEDRHLYSDVLKAHQKAGNGFTKLNSYLHRYFKDTTNVKTWSVKDYTYLTQCLQHYSFKNIIGVHRSKEPYNMGTLLWQLNDCWPVASWSITDYYNRQPKAAWYAVKEAYRDDVRPVVDFSRPINMNLEDPKISWKVKGNEIILTATKDAKYVYVEIEGYSGKLSDNYMDLKAGKEVKISFEGKINKPLITVMSLYEVLNRCK; encoded by the coding sequence ATGAAATGTAAAAAAGGCTTTTATTGGTTAATTGTCATTTGCTTGACAAATTTGTCTTTGGTGGTTAATGCCCAAAATAATACGGTCGTTTTAAAAAACGGTTGGCAATTTCGCCAGCTGGGAACCACAAAATGGAATGCTGCGACGGTACCTGGGGAGGTTCATACTGATTTGTTGAATAACAAATTAATTCCGGATCCGTATTACCGTGACAACGAGAAAAAACTGCAATGGATTGAAAAAGAAAATTGGGAATATGAAACTTCTTTTTCAGTAAGTCAGGCAAGCCTAAAGCAAAAGCACGCAGAATTGGTTTTTGACGGACTGGATACTTACGCAAGTGTTTATCTTAATGGCAAATTGATACTGAAAGCCGATAATATGTTTCGCCAATGGAAAGCGGATGTAAAATCAATTTTGCGTTCGGGGGATAATCAATTAAGAATTGTATTTCAATCAGCACAAAATGTTGTTGATTCATTGGCTAAGAAAGACCTGCCATTTGTAATACCGGATAATCCTCGCGCTTATGTACGCAAAGCACAATATCATTTTGGTTGGGATTGGGGACCAAAATTAACCACTTGCGGCGTTTGGAAAGAAATAAGATTGGAAACCTATAATCAAAAGGCCAAGGAGAAAGAATATGTTCCAAGCCGCAAAATAGAATTGGTACAGCAACCGGATAGCATCGGGAAATCCTTTTATTTTAAAATAGATGGTAAGCCGGTTTATATGAAAGGGGCTAATTATATCCCATCGGATGCACTGCTTTCGCGCATGACCAAAAAAGAATACGAGAAAGTGATAAAAATGGCTAAGGATGCCAATATGAACATGCTTCGTATTTGGGGAGGCGGGATTTATGAAGACGACTATTTTTATGATTTATGCGATAAATACGGAATCAATGTTTGGCAGGATTTTATGTTTGCTGGAGCAATGGTTCCAGGGGACAAAGCCTTTTTTGACAATGTTAGGGAAGAAGTTAAATACCAGGTAAAACGTTTACGCCATCACAAGAGTATTGTTTTATGGTGTGGTAATAATGAAATAGATGAGGCATTCAAAAATTGGGGTTGGCAAAAATCGATGAAAATGTCCAAACAAGATTCCACTCGTTTGTGGAAAGACTATGTTCGTTTGTTCCAAGATAGTATTCCGAAATGGGTAAAGGAAGTAGATCCTACAAGACCTTATACAAGTAGCTCTCCTTTATTTGGATGGGGTCGAAAACAAAGTATAACCGAAGGAGACAGCCATTATTGGGGAACCTGGTGGGGATTAGAAGATATTGAAGTTGTTCAAAATAAAACCGGCCGTTTTGTCAGCGAATATGGTATGCAAGCCATGCCAAATTATTCAACGACAAAGAAAATTACCTTAGAAGAAGACCGTCATTTGTATTCGGATGTATTGAAAGCGCATCAAAAAGCAGGAAATGGATTTACTAAGTTGAATTCCTATTTGCATCGTTATTTTAAAGACACTACAAATGTAAAGACTTGGTCAGTGAAAGATTATACTTATTTGACACAGTGTTTACAGCATTATTCGTTCAAGAATATCATTGGAGTTCACCGCTCAAAGGAACCTTATAATATGGGAACCTTGTTGTGGCAATTGAATGATTGTTGGCCAGTAGCCAGCTGGAGTATTACAGATTATTACAATCGTCAGCCCAAAGCCGCTTGGTATGCCGTGAAAGAAGCATACAGAGACGATGTGAGACCAGTGGTTGACTTTAGTCGTCCAATTAATATGAACTTAGAGGATCCGAAAATTAGCTGGAAAGTAAAAGGAAATGAGATTATCCTAACAGCTACCAAAGATGCCAAATACGTCTATGTAGAAATTGAAGGTTATTCAGGGAAATTGAGTGATAATTATATGGATTTGAAGGCCGGAAAAGAAGTGAAAATTTCATTTGAAGGCAAAATAAACAAACCACTTATTACCGTTATGTCTTTGTACGAAGTCCTCAACAGATGCAAATAG
- a CDS encoding SusD/RagB family nutrient-binding outer membrane lipoprotein codes for MKNIVKKSGLVLAMIATLASCDNFEEINIDPTAANAEQVQVEYFINSSIIGAQMNPDVAERSFVLYWKTAGHQMLSTGISGGSYDDGWSTAYYNSSAGWLNSINTAIQIADEKEAKGIVKPYSGNLKQIARIWRAYLMSELADNFGPIAIEAFQAKNPEFNNVKDVYYFMLAELKDASEKIDISVSNSSNDKLKEKDPAYGYDYVKWRKYANSMRLRLAMRLSEVDPAKAKSEFEAAANGNLITDAGDNFQVQEKPGWDDLTGVMSREWNAQIMSVTLNNLYIGLGGIKSTDQLAPSFHASVKPADYIGQKFADHFTMKTNEPAAGYWLDGLPNRIDPRAYKTFNIPGDFNSPIFSGYPSWDNSAETTTADLLDNNGAVIKTIEAKNTWNAFAVGNWGAMGSKNQVRAFNGTMPRLSQVFRGSGSQRIFFASWETYFLLAEAAVKGWAVPMSGKEAYEEGIKANFAYWGVSSHLSTYLASEDYNRAGTSVSWNHTTEPAASHTMNFVDGYTNTPGVATILYPKNDLYKNGAVKNDLLTKIITQKFIAQTPWLPLEGWNDHRRLGLPFFENPAVELPLPNLPALTQSNYMGNQVSFFPQRLRYISGLKNSNPKGYTQAVEFLGGDDSVFTPLWWAKH; via the coding sequence ATGAAAAATATAGTAAAAAAATCAGGTTTAGTTTTAGCAATGATAGCTACACTAGCCTCTTGTGATAATTTTGAAGAAATTAATATTGATCCTACTGCCGCTAATGCAGAGCAGGTACAGGTAGAATATTTTATAAATAGCTCTATAATTGGGGCCCAAATGAATCCAGATGTTGCCGAAAGATCTTTTGTACTCTATTGGAAAACAGCAGGGCATCAAATGCTAAGCACGGGTATTTCAGGCGGTAGTTATGATGATGGTTGGTCAACAGCTTATTACAATAGTTCTGCAGGTTGGTTAAATTCCATAAACACTGCTATTCAGATAGCTGATGAAAAAGAAGCTAAAGGGATTGTGAAGCCGTATTCAGGAAATCTAAAACAAATAGCAAGAATTTGGAGAGCCTATTTGATGAGTGAACTGGCAGATAATTTTGGTCCGATAGCTATTGAGGCTTTTCAGGCAAAAAACCCGGAGTTTAACAACGTGAAAGATGTTTATTATTTCATGCTGGCTGAACTTAAAGATGCTTCAGAGAAAATAGATATTTCAGTATCTAATAGCAGTAATGATAAATTAAAAGAGAAAGATCCTGCTTATGGTTACGATTATGTTAAGTGGAGAAAATATGCTAATTCAATGCGTCTTCGTTTGGCAATGCGTTTGTCTGAAGTGGATCCAGCTAAGGCTAAATCTGAATTTGAAGCTGCTGCCAACGGTAATTTGATTACAGATGCCGGAGATAATTTTCAGGTACAAGAAAAACCGGGTTGGGATGATTTGACAGGTGTAATGAGTCGTGAATGGAATGCTCAGATAATGTCTGTAACATTGAATAATCTTTACATTGGTTTAGGTGGTATAAAATCTACAGACCAATTGGCTCCTTCTTTTCATGCTAGTGTTAAACCAGCAGATTATATTGGTCAAAAATTTGCAGATCATTTTACCATGAAGACGAATGAACCAGCTGCGGGCTATTGGTTGGATGGTTTGCCAAACAGGATAGACCCTCGTGCTTACAAAACATTTAATATTCCGGGAGACTTTAATAGTCCTATTTTTTCGGGTTATCCTTCTTGGGATAATAGTGCAGAAACAACAACTGCAGACTTATTAGATAATAATGGTGCTGTGATTAAAACAATTGAAGCAAAAAATACTTGGAATGCATTTGCTGTAGGGAATTGGGGAGCCATGGGGAGTAAAAATCAGGTAAGAGCTTTCAATGGTACTATGCCTCGTTTGTCTCAAGTTTTTAGAGGGAGTGGTAGTCAACGTATCTTCTTTGCCTCATGGGAAACTTATTTCTTGTTGGCTGAAGCAGCTGTTAAAGGTTGGGCCGTACCAATGAGCGGGAAAGAAGCTTATGAAGAAGGTATTAAAGCGAATTTTGCTTATTGGGGAGTTTCTTCTCATCTAAGTACTTATTTAGCTTCTGAGGATTACAATAGAGCGGGTACTTCTGTAAGTTGGAACCATACTACTGAACCTGCTGCAAGTCACACTATGAATTTTGTTGACGGATATACAAATACGCCTGGAGTGGCTACAATTCTTTATCCTAAAAATGATTTGTATAAAAATGGCGCTGTTAAAAATGATTTATTGACTAAAATTATAACTCAAAAATTCATAGCGCAAACTCCTTGGTTACCTTTGGAAGGATGGAACGATCATAGAAGATTAGGGCTACCTTTCTTTGAGAACCCTGCTGTAGAATTGCCTTTGCCTAATTTACCAGCTCTGACTCAAAGTAATTACATGGGTAATCAAGTTAGTTTTTTTCCACAAAGATTGAGATATATTTCAGGATTGAAAAATTCAAACCCGAAAGGTTATACCCAAGCTGTTGAATTTTTAGGAGGTGATGATAGTGTATTTACACCACTTTGGTGGGCTAAGCACTAA